The nucleotide sequence TTTGGTTGTGGCAACCGGAGGGTTATCGATACCGACTTTGGGTGCAACGGGTTTTGGTTATGAGATAGCCGAGCACTTTGGCTTGTCCGTTTTGCCGCGCCGCGCAGGTTTGGTGCCTTTTTGTTTATCTGAAAAAGATAAAGCTAAGTACGGCGTATTATCGGGTGTATCGTTTGATGCTATCGTTTGGAATGATCGCAAGCAGTTTCGTGAGGCGGTGCTTTTTACACATCGTGGGATTAGTGGCCCCGCGATTTTACAAATTTCATCTTATTGGCAGCCGGGTGAGTCGGTGATGATCGACTGTTTACCTGATGTGGATTTGCAGGCGCTATTGCTGTCAAAAAAACAGACGGGGCCAAAGCTGCGTTTGAAAACGATATTAGAACCTTTGCTGCCCAAGCGCATGCTTGCCGTGTTTTTTGATGAAGACGCGCTCAATACACGTTTGGCTGATTGTTCACATGAGCGGATTGAGTTAATCAGTGCTTGCTTAAAGCAATGGTCGATTAAACCCGTGGCCACAGAAGGCTACCGTACAGCGGAGGTGACAATAGGCGGTGTTGATCCCGATGAGTTATCCTCTAAAACCTTTGAAGCCAAAAAAGTGCCAGGCCTGTATTTTATCGGCGAAGTGATCGACGTGAATGGCTGGTTAGGTGGGTATAACTTTCAATGGGCTTGGGCCAGCGGTTTTGCCGCAGGGCAGGTGGTTTGACGGGCCAAGGCGTTCAGTCCACAACTTAAGAACTGTATTTTATGGGCCAGACCTTAGGCACTAAAAAATAAGAGAAAGAAGCAAAAAAATCTAAGTGGCTCGCGACACCAGCGACAAGAACGATTTTTTCTCAGTTTTGAATGAGTGCGAGTTGCTTTTTGAGTTTGGCAGCATCGATCGTGATGGATTTTGTTTCAAGAAGCTCGCCAACATCACGAATAAACACCATGTGAATCTTGTGATCCAGGTTTTTCTTATCATGCGTCATGCGTGTGATGAGTTTTTCTGAATCTATCGTCTCGATGTTGAGTTCGCCAAGTTGATAGAAAGCCAGTACCTTTCGAATACGTTCGCTTAAACCGTTTTGGGTGATGCCTAGCGTTTCGCCAAAAGCGGTTTCAAGGATTAAACCCTGGGCAACCGCCTGACCATGGCTGAGCTCAAAACCGCTTTCCGCTTCCAGTGCGTGGGCAATGGTGTGACCCAAGTTTAAACACTGTCGTAAGCTTTTATCCTGTTCGTCGCCGATCACAAAATCACGTTTAATTTCGACATTTCGCACAATCAACGGCGTTAATACATTTGGATCACCGTTTAAAATCGCCTCGCTTTGGTTTTCAATCAATGCCAATAACTCGGGGTCGGCGAGTAAGGCATGTTTAATCACTTCTGCCATACCATCGCAGAAAATGTTTTTGGGCAGTGTGGATAATACGGTTGGGTCGATGAGCACTGCTGAAGGTTGGCAAAATGCGCCGACGGTGTTTTTTCCATGATCAGTGTTCACACCGGTTTTGCCGCCCACGCTCGCATCCACCATCGCAAGCAATGTTGTTGGAATGTAAACCACCGGGATGCCGCGCATGTACGTGGCGGCTAAAAAACCGACAATATCGGTGGTGATGCCGCCGCCCAGTGCGATTAAGCCTGTGTCACGTTGGCAAGCGAGCTTAAAGAGTTTGTCTTCAAGCTGTACTTTCGTTTCGCGTGTTTTGGTGTTTTCATTGGCATGAAAACTAACGAGATCGATCGTAAGTCCGGATTGTTTTAAAGCGAGACACAAAGGCTCGGCATACAGTGCCAGCAGCTTGTCATCACTGATGAGCACAAAGCGTTTTGCGCCTGTAGAGTTTAATGTCTCGATAATTACTTGAGGGTTGTTGATTAAACCTGGTTCAATCAGTACTTCATATGGCGATTGAGTGGGAATGTGTATGCGCCTTAAGCTCATAGCTTTGCGACTCGATTCATAAGCACCGCATCAAAAATGACGAGGGCGCACATCGCCTCGACAATCGGCACAGCACGTATACCCACGCAAGGGTCATGGCGTGAACCTTCGGGTAGTTTAAACTCAGCTGATTTTCCTTCAAGGTCTGTGGTTTGCTGTGTTTTCATGATGCTCGACGTTGGCTTAAAGGCAACGCGGCCGACAATCGCCTCGCCGTTGCTGATGCCACCCAATGTGCCGCCGGCGTGGTTGCTGCCAAGCGTTGTTTTACCTTCGCTGGATTGAAAAACGTCGTTGTGTTCACTGCCCATCATGCGAGCAGCACGAAAACCTTCGCCAATTTCAAAGCCTTTGCTCGCGTTAATGCTGAGCATCGCTTTGGCTAAATTCGCTTCGAGTTTTTCATAGATCGGATCACCGAGGCCTGCCGGCACGCCACTAATGTGAAAACCAATGACAGCGCCGAGTGAGTCGCCGTTTTCTTTGGCGTGATTGATCGCTTGCATGATCTGCTGAGCTGCAGCACTATCGTGGCAAAACACCGGGTTTTCGTAAATCGCTTTGCGTGCACGTTCATGTGCTTGATCAAAAGCGTAGGCTTCAATGTTCCCAACCGAGGCTACATAGGCCAAGCAATCGATACCTAAGTGAGCCAGCGCTTTTTTCGCAATCGCGCCTGCGGCCACACGGCACGCAGTTTCACGGGCAGACGATCGCCCGCCACCGCGGTAATCGAACACGCCGTATTTTTCGAGGTAGGTGTAGTTAGCGTGCCCGGGGCGATGTAGGTTTTTGATCGGCTCGTATTTGCTGCTGTCATGATCTTGATTGTCAATCACAATGGAAATCGGCGTGCCGGTGGTTTTGCCTTCGAAGATGCCTGAGAGTATCTGTGCTTCTTCTTTTTCTTTGCGGGGCGAGGTGTATCCGTTTCGCCCTGTTGCGCGAAGAGCCAATGCGTCATTAATATCACTTTCGCTGATTTCAATTCCGGCTGGGCAGCCATCGATCACCACACCTATCGCTTTGCCGTGTGATTCTCCCCAGGTCGTGATACGAAATAATTGTCCGAAGCTATTGGACGCCATCGTTTAATTCCTTTGCTATGAGTTCACATTGTTCGCTATTTGTGAGGCTTGCGTCAACGATGATGTCTGTGATTTCGCGATAGAGGATGTCGCGATAGTCATAGTCATCAATTTTTTGACTTAAAATACCCTGTTGTTCGCGCGTTTGGTTTCGCAAAGTCAGTGTTTCTTTTGGGGCATGCAAATACACAATAAAGCCAAGCGATTTAAGTTTCTCTCTGTTGTTGGCGCGAAGAATAATGCCGCTACCTGTGGCGATAATGCTATTTTGAGTGTCAATGTTTTGGAGAACATTTGATTCAGCGTCACGAAAATACGCATCACCTTTATCACGGTAAAGCTCAGCAATACTCGGGTAATCAGGGTGTGTGCTTAGTAGATGTTCATCAGTGTCGAAAAAAGCTCGCGATAAGTGTTTAGCTAAGGTTTTTCCTAGCTGGGTTTTTCCGGAACTCTTATGGCCGATTAAGACAATGTTCATTCGCAAACCTCGATATTTGCACCTAGGCTTTTCATGACTTCAATAAAGTTAGGAAAGGTTTTTTTCACGCAGTTGATGTTTTCAATGTCAGTTTTGCCTTCTGCAATCAAGCCTGCAACGGCTAAAGACATGGCCACGCGATGATCATGATGGCTATAAACCTGCGCGCCATGGAGTGTGGAGCGCTTAATGGTTAAGCCATCATCCGTTTCTTCAATGTTCGCGCCCATTTTCTTGAGCTCTGTTGCGATCGAAGCAATACGGTCGCATTCTTTTTGGCGAGCAATCGCTGCATTCTTAATCACGGTTTTGCCCTGTGCGTAACAGCCGATGACGGCGAGTATGGTGATCGAGTCAATGTAGTCATTAATATCCAAGGTGGTGCCACGCAGCGATTCGCAGCGATGTACCGTTAATGTTTTTGCTGAGTCTGAATAGTCGAAGATTGCACCCATTTTGCTGAGTGCCTCAAGTAGCGCTTTGTCGCCTTGCGAATCATTCATGTCCACCCCTTGCAGGGTGATTTCAGAGTGCGTGAGCAAGGCTGCTGCCACAGGAAAAGCGAGTGAGCTAAAATCACTCGGTACACAATAATCAAAAGCCTTGAGTTTCGCTGATCCCTTAATCATAAAATGAGAAAAATCAGGCGAGTGTTCAGCTTGTAAGCTTAAGCGTTTAAACCATGCTAGCGTGAGGTTCAGCCAAGGTTTTTCACCAGGGTTATCAACAAAAATTTCAGTACGGCCTGTTAGAAACTGTGAAGCAATCAGCAAGCCCGAAACCGGTTGTGAATCTTGGCCGTCAATACGAAGTTTGCCAGCCTGTATCGGACCTTGAATGACGATGGGCGCTTTATCGTCACCACGCGTGGAAAAAGCTTTGGCGCCGAGTTGGTTTAATCCATCGAGCAGTGGTTTTGCAGGCCGATTGTGCCTAACAGATTGATCGCCCGTAATCACCGTTGCGCCATCAATCAAGCCTGCGATGGCGCCCACAAAACGCAGCACTAATCCAGAGTTACCGGCGTCGATCACATTGTCTGGTATGCAAGGTTTACCTGCGATGCCTTGAACCAACAAGGTCGAACCGGTTTGTTTAATCTTGGCTCCCAGCTGTTGACAGGCTTTGATCATCGCAATGGTATCAGGTGAGTTTAATACGTTCTTAATGCAGCTTTCACCATCAGCCAGTGCGGCAAATAAAATCGCGCGCAAGGTGTGAGATTTTGAGCTTGGAATTTTGGCTTGGCCTGAAAGTCGTTCTGTCTGGTTGACAATAAAGGCTGGCATTGTCTCTCGCTATGTTTACAGGGTTCGTCCAACGGCTTTGGCGACCGCTCGACCTTTCCTCACAATCTCAGCCAGCAGGTCTGGCGAAATTGTTTGTTGGGCATCGGATAGTGCTTTATCTGGTGTGGGGTGTGCTTCAATGAGTAAGCCGTCACAACCTGCAGCAATGGCCGCATAGGCCATAGGCTCGACGTATTGACGTAGCCCAACACCGTGGCTTGGGTCAATGACGACCGGCAAATGACTGAGCTCTTGCAAAATAGGCACCGCGGCAATATCTAAAGTATTCCGCGTGTAGGTTTCAAAGGTGCGAATGCCCCGCTCACAGAGTATGATATTCGGATTGCCCGCATTCATGATGTACTCGGCCGCGAGTAAGAATTCGCGATACGTGGCGGCAAAGCCCCGTTTGAGCAGGATGGGGTTTTTGACACGACCGAGTTGCTTGAGCAAGCTGTAATTTTGCATATTGCGTGTGCCAACTTGTAAAATATCAATTTTATCGGTGGTCATCTCAATGTCGCTCGCGTCCATGATTTCAGAGATCGATAGCATGCCGTATTGCTTGGCCGCTTTGCTGAGGTATTCCAAGCCCACTTCACCTAGGCCTTGAAAATCATAGGGCGAGGTTCTCGGTTTAAATGCGCCGCCTCGCAAAATCGTCGCCCCCGCCGCAGAGACAAGCTGTGCCGTTTCCATGATTTGGGATTCAGATTCAACAGAGCACGAGCCTGACATGACGATAATTTTCTCACCGCCAATCAGTTGCCCTTGGCAGTCAATGATGGTTTTCTTGTTGTTATCGTCTTTTCGGGTGAGCATCGCCGTTGGTTTCCTGTGTGGACCCATTGAGTGTTTGAGGTTGGCGCTATTTTAACCATGTCGGGCTGAAAGATATACCAATAACGCCATAAAAAGATAAACATTTTGTTTTTTGACGCAAAAGCGTGGCTCGGCTAAAGTAGACCCAAAAGGAGGCCTCATGCGTCAGTATCTTGATTTTCTTCAACACATCCTGGATCACGGCACACATAAGCAGGATCGTACCGGTGTGGGCACAAAAAGTGTCTTTGCTTACCAGATGCGCTTTAACTTGCAAGTCGGCTTTCCCCTGGTCACGACTAAAAAAATTCACCTCAAGAGTGTGGTTCATGAACTGTTATGGTTTTTAAGCGGCGAAACCAATGTGAAGTATTTGCAAGACAATGGCGTGCGGATTTGGAATGAGTGGGCCGATGAAAACGGCGAGCTTGGCCCGGTGTATGGTAAACAGTGGCGGCATTGGGCGGCACCTGAAGGCAAAGAAGTCGATCAAATAGCCGCTTTAGTCGATGGTTTAAGGTCTGATCCAAACTCGCGCCGTCATTTGGTCTTGGCGTGGAATCCGGGTGACTTGGACAAAATGGCCTTACCGCCTTGTCACATGATGTTTCAGTGTTATGTGGCCAATGGCAAATTATCCTGCCAATTGTATCAGCGCTCAGCCGATGCGTTTTTGGGCGTGCCGTTTAATATCGCGAGCTATTCTTTGTTGACTCATATGCTGGCTCAACAATGCAATTTAGAGGTCGGTGAATTTATCTGGACCGGTGGCGATTGCCATATTTATGACAATCATCAAGAACAGGTCGCACTTCAGCTCTCGCGTGAGCCTTATCCTTTGCCTAACTTGGTGATACACCGCAAGCCCAACTCAATCTTTGATTACGTGTATGATGATTTTACGTTTGATAACTATCAACATCATCCTCTGATCAAAGGCGTGGTGGCGGTGTGATACGCTTAACTTTTTTGATGGGTTTGGCCTTGTCAGCCAAGGCCATCACCTTGCATCCCAATCAGCCAAGTAATGTATACCTTATATACAATGCGAGTGCGCAGCCAGTTTGGCTAAACCACGAAAGCTCATCAGGCGTGAGTGCGGGCTGGGCCAGTCAGATTTGGCCTGCACACTACAGTGTGTTGGTTTTGGGGCAATCTAAGAAGCTGTTTACGCTGAGCTGCCAAGCCGCTTCGTTTAAACCCTTGGCTTGTGATGGCCGCGTGCGTGTTTGGTCACTGGGTGTGCGCTCACTGAAACCCTTGGCTGGTGGTTATTGGTTAAGTGAGAACACTCTGCCAACAGCACTTATGATCAAGGGGCTTCTAAGCGGTGTTTCCTTGGGATTTCGCCCAATATTTTAAGTCAAACTGCGTAATGTTTTTTATTTCGCTTTCTCTAGAATGAAAAATCCGGGGGGCAGGGTTAGGAATGTACCCTCATTTTTTAAGGATTGATAAGGGGAAGGTATGAAAAAACCATTTATCGTCGGCGCTGCTTTGTTATTCAGTGCAGGCTCGGCATTGGCAGCCACTGATGGCTCACTAGGCTCTACGTCACAAGGCAGTTTGGATATCAGTGCCCAAATTGCGCAGTTGGCAAAAATCACGGCATTAAGCGATATCAATTTGGGGATATTTTCGGGTAGTGCCTTGTCGGGTTCTGCCACGAATATCTGTGTGTTTTCAAACACGGCAAGCAACGGCTACTCGGTTGATCTTACGACATCCACAAGCGGTTTAACCATTAGTGATGGCACAAACTCAGCGGCGTTTACGGCAACTTGGAATGACGGCAGTGGCGGCGGTGCGACAAGTTTGGCCTACAATACACCACTGACAGGCCAAACCGGCTCGTCATCATTAACCTGTGCCTCAGGTAATAAAGCGACTTTTGCTGTTAACGTGCCTGCTGCGAATATGGAATCGCTTCCTGCGGGCAGCTATTCAACCACGGCGACGCTTGAAGTCACACCAACTTAACCCCAGAAAAAGGATTAATTTTATGAGAAGAATCATTACACTCGTTTGTTTATGCTTTGGGTATACGCTTTTGGCAGAAGCCACGCCCGCCATTGCAGTATCACCACAAATTCTTTACTTGGGCGCTAATCAGCGTGCAGTCAGTACCACTGTGGGTAATTTAGGTAATGAAAAGGTGTCAGTAAAAGTCACACCTTATCGCATAGAAAACCCGGGTACAAAGAAAGAAAAAAAAGTGGAGATAAAAGACCCTCACGAGCAGGGCATCTTTGTTTCTCCTCAAACCTTGGTGATTCCGCCTAAGGGTGAGCGAAAAATTCGCTTTGTTCGCTTAGGTGCACCAAAGGTTCAAGAACAAGCCTTTGTCGCTAGCGTTGTGCCACAAGTTGGAAAACTTAAAGCTAAAGACACCAACGCCATTAAGCTTGTGATTGCTTACGGTGTTCGCGTGTTTGTGTTACCAACACATATCAGAGAAGCGGTCGTGTTGTCTCGTGATGGCAAGCAGGCCAACGTGACGAATAAGGGTAATGTCAGCGCGGTCTTGTTTGACGGCAAACAATGTCAGGGCAAAAAATGCACTAAGCTGCCAAGCTTCCGCTTGTATCCTGGTCAAACACACACCGTGGCTTTAAAGGCTTCATCACCTGTGAGTTATGAAGTGTCTTACCCACACGCTAAGGTTGCCAAGCTTACTTCTCACTAAGGATGTGTAATGAGGCGTTGCAAACGTTCGGTGTGTTTAACGCTGGTTATTGTTTCAATGGCCAGCGTTGCTTTTGGCGATATTCAAATCATCGGTTTAAGTGATATTGATTTTGGTCTGATTACACCAGGCGGAAATACGGTTGTGGCTTCTGATTCATTCTGTGTTTATACGAATGCGCCTTCTCAAGAGTCTCAATACGAAGTGGAAGCCTGTGGGGCTGGCTCTGGCGGTGATTATGACTTGCAAGACAGCCATGCAAACAAATTGCCCTACAGTGTCAGTTGGTCTGATGGCTCGAAATCTAGGAAATTAAGCTGTGGCAAGTTTATAAAATCGTTTGCACTCAGTGCTTTGCCACAATGTGGTGGTGGGAATAATGTAACGCTAGAGCTTGAAATCAAGCAAAATGATTTCAAGCTAAGCTCTGTGGTGGCGGGTAGTTATGGTGGCAGTTTGTTTCTGACAGTAATGCCAAGGTAGTGTTTTTGAGGCTGAATGATGACCAGATGCTTCGCAATGCGCTTTGATGCGTTGATTTTAGTCTTGGGCTTATTGTTCTCAAGCAGCTTGGCGCTTTCTGAATCCATTATGGTTTCTCCACAAATCATCGATTTTAGTGCGGGAAAAAGGGTTGAAAACATCACGGTGATCAACTCTGGCGATAAGCGCACGTTTGTGAAAATCACGCCCTATCGCTTAGAAGACCCGGAAACACCGAATGAAAAAAGGATTAGCGAACAGAACCCTCAAAAGTTGGGTCTTTTAGTGTCGCCGCAGCATTTGATTATTCCGCCCAGGGGTGAAAAAACTGTCCGCTTGATTCGACTAACTAAAAGCAGCGGTGAAGAGTTGCCTTTTTTAGTGTCAGTCACGCCTGTTTTGGGAAATGTTTCTGCCAAAAATACGAATGCCATT is from Gammaproteobacteria bacterium CG11_big_fil_rev_8_21_14_0_20_46_22 and encodes:
- the aroA gene encoding 3-phosphoshikimate 1-carboxyvinyltransferase codes for the protein MPAFIVNQTERLSGQAKIPSSKSHTLRAILFAALADGESCIKNVLNSPDTIAMIKACQQLGAKIKQTGSTLLVQGIAGKPCIPDNVIDAGNSGLVLRFVGAIAGLIDGATVITGDQSVRHNRPAKPLLDGLNQLGAKAFSTRGDDKAPIVIQGPIQAGKLRIDGQDSQPVSGLLIASQFLTGRTEIFVDNPGEKPWLNLTLAWFKRLSLQAEHSPDFSHFMIKGSAKLKAFDYCVPSDFSSLAFPVAAALLTHSEITLQGVDMNDSQGDKALLEALSKMGAIFDYSDSAKTLTVHRCESLRGTTLDINDYIDSITILAVIGCYAQGKTVIKNAAIARQKECDRIASIATELKKMGANIEETDDGLTIKRSTLHGAQVYSHHDHRVAMSLAVAGLIAEGKTDIENINCVKKTFPNFIEVMKSLGANIEVCE
- the aroF gene encoding 3-deoxy-7-phosphoheptulonate synthase produces the protein MGPHRKPTAMLTRKDDNNKKTIIDCQGQLIGGEKIIVMSGSCSVESESQIMETAQLVSAAGATILRGGAFKPRTSPYDFQGLGEVGLEYLSKAAKQYGMLSISEIMDASDIEMTTDKIDILQVGTRNMQNYSLLKQLGRVKNPILLKRGFAATYREFLLAAEYIMNAGNPNIILCERGIRTFETYTRNTLDIAAVPILQELSHLPVVIDPSHGVGLRQYVEPMAYAAIAAGCDGLLIEAHPTPDKALSDAQQTISPDLLAEIVRKGRAVAKAVGRTL
- the aroB gene encoding 3-dehydroquinate synthase — translated: MSLRRIHIPTQSPYEVLIEPGLINNPQVIIETLNSTGAKRFVLISDDKLLALYAEPLCLALKQSGLTIDLVSFHANENTKTRETKVQLEDKLFKLACQRDTGLIALGGGITTDIVGFLAATYMRGIPVVYIPTTLLAMVDASVGGKTGVNTDHGKNTVGAFCQPSAVLIDPTVLSTLPKNIFCDGMAEVIKHALLADPELLALIENQSEAILNGDPNVLTPLIVRNVEIKRDFVIGDEQDKSLRQCLNLGHTIAHALEAESGFELSHGQAVAQGLILETAFGETLGITQNGLSERIRKVLAFYQLGELNIETIDSEKLITRMTHDKKNLDHKIHMVFIRDVGELLETKSITIDAAKLKKQLALIQN
- a CDS encoding thymidylate synthase, whose amino-acid sequence is MRQYLDFLQHILDHGTHKQDRTGVGTKSVFAYQMRFNLQVGFPLVTTKKIHLKSVVHELLWFLSGETNVKYLQDNGVRIWNEWADENGELGPVYGKQWRHWAAPEGKEVDQIAALVDGLRSDPNSRRHLVLAWNPGDLDKMALPPCHMMFQCYVANGKLSCQLYQRSADAFLGVPFNIASYSLLTHMLAQQCNLEVGEFIWTGGDCHIYDNHQEQVALQLSREPYPLPNLVIHRKPNSIFDYVYDDFTFDNYQHHPLIKGVVAV
- a CDS encoding aminoacetone oxidase family FAD-binding enzyme, coding for MMVDVVIIGAGASGLMCAIEAAKRGRSVCVLEHANRVGKKILMSGGGRCNFTNYQATSAHFESSNPHFCKSALARYLPSDFIALVESHSIPYHEKTLGQLFCDRKSQEVVDMLLAECEQYGVSVLTSTPVKSYDKKSSGEFVIKTALQEIRCESLVVATGGLSIPTLGATGFGYEIAEHFGLSVLPRRAGLVPFCLSEKDKAKYGVLSGVSFDAIVWNDRKQFREAVLFTHRGISGPAILQISSYWQPGESVMIDCLPDVDLQALLLSKKQTGPKLRLKTILEPLLPKRMLAVFFDEDALNTRLADCSHERIELISACLKQWSIKPVATEGYRTAEVTIGGVDPDELSSKTFEAKKVPGLYFIGEVIDVNGWLGGYNFQWAWASGFAAGQVV
- a CDS encoding chorismate synthase, yielding MASNSFGQLFRITTWGESHGKAIGVVIDGCPAGIEISESDINDALALRATGRNGYTSPRKEKEEAQILSGIFEGKTTGTPISIVIDNQDHDSSKYEPIKNLHRPGHANYTYLEKYGVFDYRGGGRSSARETACRVAAGAIAKKALAHLGIDCLAYVASVGNIEAYAFDQAHERARKAIYENPVFCHDSAAAQQIMQAINHAKENGDSLGAVIGFHISGVPAGLGDPIYEKLEANLAKAMLSINASKGFEIGEGFRAARMMGSEHNDVFQSSEGKTTLGSNHAGGTLGGISNGEAIVGRVAFKPTSSIMKTQQTTDLEGKSAEFKLPEGSRHDPCVGIRAVPIVEAMCALVIFDAVLMNRVAKL